Proteins encoded in a region of the Stieleria neptunia genome:
- a CDS encoding serine/threonine-protein kinase, translated as MDQSSVFDLSIEPATTRHLNAAQKERLTLLLDSYLQSLEGGVPPSLDELACEDPDLIEPLRSYIVGLEDLHQIAVGFVPQHDGDVETQFGDDSDRVLGDFRLMDEIGRGGMGVVYRARQISLDRMVAIKLLPFASVLDAQQIARFKNEAHAAAGLHHPNIVPIHTVGSTRGVHYYAMQFIDGQSMDAVIADHREHRIKPDVHEVVRLGIAVADALHAAHQTGVIHRDVKPSNLMLDHEGKVWVTDFGLALCQTDASLTKTGDVVGTMKYMSPEQARGESAIVDGRTDVFSLGVTMYEMLCLQPAFGGDNAPAVLRQIDGHEAPLLRTIRRDIPPDLETVISKSMSKTRDGRYDTAADFAEDLRRVLCGEPTVARPPTLLDRVSWWANKHRSAVVASVLIGLLALLGLVASNAMIAAAKRESDASTIMWKESEAESRAAVDRLGAQTAELLADIPSASEVRRQLLQETLAYYQSFVQRATDDPELVEDIAVTYGKIGSLQSEIGLSREAAQSLRQSKDLFERLSIADPTNETLSSALATCQNNLALVQEKAGDYATAKQLYEQAIAIGERLVSAEPNDPDRQSDLSLSLNNLGLLLHSIGQSERSEAAFRRSIEIIETIDESQWSSELDQQLASTYHNLSGLLSKSEPFQAIEFARAALKKQMVELTKDKSNPKVASAVAQTLSSLGTAQSDAGDLPAAIDSYSQAVDINRQLADRWPHHRLYQRDLAVSINNLGLAFAKTQRFEQAQSAFEEALAFQMTLTEAFEQDADQHSTLGGVFNNVAFVHEELGNLEQAIDAYQSAVKHQEIAYNVSAQTPRYREFLSKHYFNYAKLLLTTKRAPEAAAIALKRRKLWLGNAERLASVAEELREIAAQIPITPSLESEDVISRSNCVDYARETLVMAIEGGYKPTSDLLDRPEYHSLRQSIPVDGT; from the coding sequence ATGGACCAATCTTCCGTTTTCGATTTGAGCATCGAGCCTGCGACGACGCGGCATCTGAACGCGGCGCAGAAAGAGCGTCTCACGTTACTCTTGGATAGCTATTTGCAATCGCTGGAAGGCGGCGTGCCCCCGTCGCTGGATGAATTAGCCTGCGAGGATCCCGATCTGATCGAGCCGCTACGGTCCTACATCGTCGGATTGGAAGACCTGCATCAGATCGCGGTTGGCTTCGTGCCGCAACACGATGGCGATGTGGAAACACAGTTTGGCGACGATTCTGATCGTGTCCTTGGCGACTTTCGCCTGATGGACGAAATCGGTCGCGGCGGAATGGGAGTCGTCTATCGCGCTCGGCAAATCTCGTTGGATCGAATGGTTGCGATCAAGCTGTTGCCTTTCGCTTCCGTCCTCGACGCACAGCAAATCGCCCGTTTTAAAAACGAAGCCCACGCGGCTGCTGGGCTGCATCATCCCAACATCGTTCCGATCCACACGGTCGGCTCGACACGTGGCGTTCATTACTACGCGATGCAGTTCATTGATGGCCAATCCATGGATGCGGTCATCGCAGACCATCGAGAGCACCGCATCAAGCCGGACGTTCATGAAGTGGTCCGGCTCGGGATTGCCGTTGCCGACGCGCTTCATGCGGCGCATCAAACCGGTGTGATTCATCGCGATGTCAAACCGTCCAACCTGATGCTTGACCATGAAGGCAAGGTTTGGGTGACTGATTTTGGCCTGGCGCTCTGCCAGACCGATGCATCTCTGACCAAAACCGGCGACGTCGTCGGCACGATGAAGTACATGAGTCCTGAACAGGCACGGGGAGAATCTGCGATCGTCGACGGACGCACCGACGTCTTTTCACTTGGCGTGACGATGTACGAAATGTTGTGTTTGCAACCTGCCTTTGGAGGCGACAACGCGCCAGCCGTATTGCGGCAGATTGATGGCCACGAAGCGCCGCTCCTGCGAACGATCCGCCGCGACATTCCGCCGGACCTAGAGACCGTAATCTCCAAATCGATGTCGAAGACACGCGACGGCCGCTATGATACGGCAGCCGATTTTGCCGAAGACCTGCGTCGAGTTTTATGTGGCGAGCCCACGGTCGCTCGACCGCCGACACTGTTGGATCGCGTATCCTGGTGGGCGAACAAACATCGAAGCGCCGTGGTTGCATCGGTGCTTATCGGTTTGCTTGCTCTGCTGGGACTCGTCGCCAGTAACGCGATGATCGCTGCCGCAAAGCGCGAATCGGATGCCAGCACCATCATGTGGAAAGAGAGTGAAGCGGAATCGCGTGCAGCGGTCGATCGGCTTGGCGCGCAAACGGCAGAGTTGTTGGCCGACATTCCTTCGGCCAGTGAGGTCCGGCGACAATTGCTGCAAGAGACGCTCGCTTACTATCAAAGTTTTGTCCAGCGGGCGACAGACGACCCCGAATTGGTGGAAGACATTGCCGTCACCTACGGAAAGATCGGGTCGTTGCAAAGCGAAATCGGACTGAGTCGCGAAGCGGCCCAATCACTGCGTCAATCGAAGGACCTCTTTGAAAGGTTGTCGATTGCTGATCCAACCAACGAAACATTGTCATCGGCGCTGGCAACCTGTCAAAACAACCTGGCTCTCGTGCAAGAAAAAGCGGGTGACTACGCGACCGCAAAACAACTCTATGAACAAGCGATTGCCATCGGGGAGCGTTTGGTGAGCGCCGAACCCAACGATCCCGATCGGCAATCGGACTTGTCATTGTCACTCAACAATCTCGGCTTGTTGCTTCATTCCATCGGACAATCAGAACGATCCGAAGCCGCTTTTCGTCGCAGTATCGAAATCATCGAAACGATCGACGAGTCGCAGTGGAGTAGCGAACTCGATCAGCAACTGGCATCGACCTACCACAACTTGAGCGGACTGCTTTCAAAGAGTGAACCATTTCAAGCAATCGAATTTGCAAGAGCAGCGTTGAAAAAGCAGATGGTCGAGCTGACGAAGGACAAGAGTAACCCGAAGGTTGCTTCAGCCGTCGCACAGACGCTTAGCAGTCTTGGCACGGCGCAGTCGGACGCGGGGGATCTACCGGCAGCGATCGACTCTTACTCCCAAGCAGTCGACATCAATCGGCAATTGGCCGATCGCTGGCCGCACCATCGACTGTATCAACGCGATCTCGCCGTGTCGATCAACAACTTGGGACTCGCGTTCGCGAAGACGCAGCGTTTCGAGCAGGCGCAGAGTGCCTTTGAAGAAGCCCTTGCGTTTCAAATGACTCTGACGGAGGCCTTCGAGCAGGATGCGGACCAACACAGCACGCTGGGTGGCGTTTTCAACAACGTCGCTTTTGTCCATGAAGAACTTGGCAACCTGGAGCAAGCGATCGACGCCTATCAATCGGCGGTAAAGCACCAAGAGATCGCCTACAACGTTTCTGCTCAGACACCACGATACCGAGAATTTCTCAGCAAGCATTACTTCAACTATGCCAAGCTCCTGCTGACGACAAAGCGGGCACCGGAAGCGGCTGCCATCGCATTGAAAAGGCGGAAATTGTGGCTCGGAAATGCAGAGCGATTGGCCAGCGTCGCGGAAGAGCTGCGCGAGATCGCTGCGCAGATTCCCATCACTCCTTCTTTGGAATCGGAAGACGTCATTTCCAGGTCCAATTGTGTCGATTACGCACGAGAAACGTTGGTAATGGCGATCGAGGGTGGCTACAAACCGACGAGCGACTTGCTCGATCGTCCAGAGTACCATTCTTTGCGTCAATCAATCCCTGTGGACGGAACCTAG
- a CDS encoding AraC family transcriptional regulator, producing the protein MSFFSEDPITVLLEKLYLPDWEAVEFSFPNRWGLRVPDKVVSMYVFTQGGGWLQCDQPGTEPIKVIAGDHVITTQGQAHRMLRELDCDAEPIGDRIRDPTWQMDSDVGQTVFVYAQFSLSELTLNPLGIGLPDVLHLNHRRDNVLKSCVPMLDLLQATRREATAGWQLTVRRLAELVFVRTIAAELNRGVPITNTQSDMHIRQAMTDPAIGPVLKQMLTSPQRPWSVPQMARIAKISKSAFSERFRNCVGSPPLQYLTEIRMNKACRLLRESTVEIANIAILVGYESPSSFSNAFKRWSGKSPVGYRRGGEHHTGCQPKSQLNSLPCVSSERLFGNAIRPSKSSH; encoded by the coding sequence ATGAGCTTTTTCAGTGAAGACCCCATCACGGTACTGCTTGAGAAACTCTATCTACCGGATTGGGAAGCGGTCGAGTTTTCCTTTCCCAATCGCTGGGGTTTGCGCGTGCCAGATAAGGTTGTCAGCATGTACGTGTTCACTCAGGGCGGCGGTTGGCTTCAATGCGATCAGCCGGGCACCGAACCGATCAAGGTCATCGCGGGCGACCATGTCATTACGACACAGGGGCAAGCGCACAGAATGCTTCGCGAGCTCGATTGTGATGCGGAACCGATTGGTGATCGCATCCGCGACCCGACTTGGCAGATGGACTCGGACGTCGGTCAGACGGTCTTCGTCTACGCACAATTCAGTCTCTCAGAGTTGACGCTCAATCCACTCGGGATTGGCCTGCCAGACGTTCTCCACCTCAATCATCGTCGCGACAACGTGTTGAAATCCTGTGTCCCGATGCTCGATCTGTTGCAAGCAACCAGACGCGAAGCGACAGCAGGTTGGCAGCTTACTGTCCGTAGGCTGGCCGAACTCGTGTTCGTAAGAACAATCGCCGCCGAGTTGAATCGTGGCGTACCAATCACAAACACTCAAAGCGACATGCATATCCGACAAGCAATGACGGACCCGGCGATCGGCCCCGTGCTGAAGCAAATGCTCACATCGCCGCAGCGACCTTGGTCGGTCCCTCAGATGGCTCGCATTGCCAAGATTTCCAAGTCAGCGTTCTCGGAGCGGTTTCGCAATTGCGTCGGATCTCCACCGCTGCAGTATCTGACCGAGATTCGCATGAACAAGGCTTGTCGGTTGCTGCGAGAAAGTACCGTCGAGATTGCGAACATCGCGATCTTGGTCGGATACGAGTCACCTTCCTCCTTTAGCAACGCGTTCAAACGGTGGAGTGGAAAGTCGCCTGTGGGATACCGTCGGGGAGGCGAACATCACACCGGCTGTCAGCCCAAATCACAGCTCAACAGCCTGCCTTGCGTTTCAAGCGAACGTCTTTTTGGCAACGCGATTCGACCATCAAAATCATCGCACTGA
- a CDS encoding matrixin family metalloprotease: MSKHKGSSRLLRAEALECRRCMAASLGWDGPGLGSATLTYHIDASGSGLDPATVQSAIETALKAWSDVAAIDFMPTNRAGLQDSLDFSFESIDGSGGTLAQAYFPDDVNPARIAGDVEFDSAEIWEVGNALGSRATDLVLVAVHEIGHALGLDHNDAADSTLNETISPHEFFTTLPASDVDAILALYAPATGAFIDDPVANDGLTDDADETVSTNEEPDVAPRRRWTPWARHNPWGRGFGGRGLRNFPTPTDENSTDTGAESNSADQNGVTTDLGCTPQLTRFIGARSAWRR, encoded by the coding sequence ATGTCTAAGCACAAAGGATCAAGTCGATTGCTTCGCGCGGAAGCGTTGGAGTGTCGAAGATGTATGGCGGCGAGTCTCGGCTGGGATGGCCCCGGACTCGGTTCGGCGACACTGACGTATCACATTGATGCGTCCGGCTCGGGACTCGATCCGGCAACGGTTCAGTCCGCGATCGAGACCGCATTGAAGGCGTGGTCTGATGTCGCCGCTATCGATTTCATGCCAACCAATCGAGCTGGGCTTCAAGATTCACTCGACTTTTCATTCGAGTCGATCGATGGTTCAGGCGGAACTTTGGCGCAGGCATACTTTCCCGACGATGTGAATCCCGCGCGAATCGCCGGCGATGTCGAGTTTGATTCTGCGGAAATCTGGGAGGTCGGCAACGCATTGGGAAGTCGAGCCACGGACCTGGTTTTGGTTGCGGTTCATGAAATCGGCCACGCACTCGGCCTGGATCACAACGATGCCGCCGACAGCACATTAAACGAAACCATCTCGCCACATGAATTCTTCACCACGCTACCGGCTTCGGACGTGGATGCGATCCTGGCACTTTACGCACCCGCCACAGGCGCCTTCATCGACGATCCTGTCGCGAACGATGGCCTGACCGACGACGCGGATGAAACGGTGTCAACAAACGAAGAGCCTGACGTTGCCCCCAGGCGACGGTGGACTCCATGGGCGCGGCACAACCCCTGGGGCCGTGGTTTTGGCGGACGAGGATTGAGAAACTTCCCAACGCCGACCGACGAAAATTCGACGGATACCGGTGCTGAAAGTAACAGCGCAGATCAAAATGGGGTGACGACGGACCTCGGCTGTACTCCACAGCTGACTCGGTTCATTGGTGCTCGCTCCGCCTGGAGAAGGTAG
- a CDS encoding glycine zipper domain-containing protein translates to MALPFEWNWTKRFIVPHSIEWAFRTLHQGMVMNTNDRWIRIRVTLATVVIFGFSMTQATAQENTQRGAVLGGLAGAVTGGLIGDHNDEAGAGAAIGGAIGAITGGLLGNAADKEKREAQERQQYALQQQAIQRQAAISMADVISMTASGLSDTIIINQISQRGVQYRPQVSDIITLHDNGVREPVIAAMQRATIGQPNDPKPVVVQQVVTPAAATPVPVIVETRRVTPYYYRPAPAAPRGRRPISRGSFNIRF, encoded by the coding sequence ATGGCGTTGCCTTTCGAATGGAATTGGACGAAAAGATTCATAGTTCCTCATTCCATCGAATGGGCTTTCAGAACTCTACACCAAGGAATGGTTATGAACACGAACGACAGATGGATCCGCATTCGCGTCACGTTGGCAACCGTTGTGATTTTTGGATTCAGTATGACGCAGGCCACCGCTCAAGAGAATACGCAACGCGGAGCGGTTCTCGGTGGATTGGCGGGAGCGGTCACCGGCGGTCTGATCGGCGATCACAACGATGAGGCCGGTGCAGGCGCAGCGATCGGAGGCGCGATTGGTGCGATCACTGGTGGGTTGCTGGGAAACGCAGCCGATAAGGAAAAACGCGAGGCACAAGAGCGGCAGCAGTACGCACTGCAGCAGCAGGCAATCCAAAGGCAAGCGGCCATTTCGATGGCGGACGTGATTTCGATGACGGCCAGCGGATTGAGCGACACGATCATCATCAATCAAATCAGCCAGCGAGGAGTTCAGTACCGCCCCCAAGTTTCTGACATCATTACCCTGCACGACAACGGCGTGCGTGAACCGGTGATTGCGGCGATGCAACGAGCAACGATCGGACAACCGAACGATCCCAAGCCCGTTGTTGTTCAGCAAGTCGTTACTCCTGCTGCAGCAACACCGGTGCCCGTGATCGTTGAAACGCGGCGGGTCACGCCGTACTACTATCGACCAGCTCCTGCCGCTCCGCGTGGCCGTCGCCCCATTTCTCGTGGCAGTTTCAATATCCGCTTTTGA
- a CDS encoding c-type cytochrome domain-containing protein codes for MLRLPFQQGRQDTRELTHIGGSTGPAVVPGNLEESWLYNAITHQDFVMPPKRKLPAVDDAA; via the coding sequence GTGTTACGGTTGCCATTCCAACAAGGCAGGCAGGACACACGCGAGCTAACACACATCGGCGGAAGCACCGGGCCGGCCGTTGTGCCGGGAAACCTGGAAGAGAGCTGGCTGTACAATGCGATCACACACCAAGACTTCGTCATGCCGCCGAAGCGGAAGCTGCCTGCCGTTGACGATGCCGCTTGA
- a CDS encoding sigma factor, which produces MLEEHQQIRFTQLWTDAQPTVSQYVASLIRDQWAVGDIMQSTSLALLQKFSEYNDSRPFLPWALGVAKFEILGHRRNAARNRMICDSEFIEMYTQAWAEIAPRMSDEAAALRHCVGELKAVEGTASAGTDFASATQFSRAFAKPKGTQSSNDALARFAITQLHYESKSNGIVS; this is translated from the coding sequence ATGCTTGAAGAACATCAGCAGATTCGATTTACACAACTTTGGACTGATGCTCAGCCAACGGTCAGTCAGTACGTCGCCTCGCTGATTCGGGACCAGTGGGCCGTTGGCGACATCATGCAAAGCACGTCACTCGCGTTGCTGCAGAAGTTTTCAGAGTACAACGATTCGCGCCCGTTTCTTCCCTGGGCCTTGGGTGTGGCCAAGTTTGAGATTCTGGGGCATCGTCGCAATGCCGCCCGGAATCGGATGATCTGTGACTCAGAATTCATTGAAATGTACACACAAGCCTGGGCCGAGATTGCCCCGCGAATGAGTGACGAGGCGGCGGCCCTGCGGCATTGTGTCGGCGAGTTGAAAGCTGTTGAAGGGACTGCCTCGGCAGGCACTGACTTTGCCAGTGCTACACAGTTCAGCCGTGCATTCGCAAAGCCAAAGGGCACACAATCCTCAAACGACGCGTTGGCAAGATTCGCGATAACGCAACTTCACTACGAATCAAAGTCAAACGGAATCGTATCATGA
- the nusB gene encoding transcription antitermination factor NusB, with the protein MSTRRRAREIVLQLLYEADVNGTRDAVSARRFIKSRLQGRSALSAFAENLLTGTLEHREQVDRHLARLAKGWALGRMAITDRNVMRMAGYEILFSETPGRVAVNEAVVLIKRYGDKNSPRFVNGILDRLLKEFEANALGGASEQDASQNEDASQDNDG; encoded by the coding sequence ATGTCCACCCGCCGTCGCGCCCGCGAGATCGTTTTACAGTTACTTTACGAAGCCGACGTCAACGGCACACGCGATGCCGTGTCGGCGCGCCGGTTTATCAAGTCTCGGCTGCAGGGCCGTTCGGCCTTGTCGGCGTTTGCCGAGAATCTGCTGACCGGAACGCTGGAACATCGCGAGCAAGTGGACCGGCATCTCGCCCGACTGGCCAAAGGCTGGGCGCTGGGGCGGATGGCGATCACCGATCGCAACGTGATGCGCATGGCGGGCTACGAGATCCTGTTTTCCGAAACGCCCGGCCGCGTGGCGGTCAATGAAGCGGTGGTGTTGATCAAACGCTACGGCGACAAAAACAGCCCGCGGTTTGTGAACGGGATTTTGGATCGATTGCTCAAGGAATTCGAGGCCAACGCATTGGGTGGGGCCAGCGAACAAGACGCCTCCCAAAACGAAGACGCCTCCCAAGACAACGACGGTTAG
- a CDS encoding sulfite exporter TauE/SafE family protein → MPEVVSWLGPWLVVTLVLSVGIFVQAAAGFAAGMLIIPTLLWLGYLIPEASMALLVATIPQNIAGVYALRESIRPKTILWPGIGRVAFFPLGIIALIAIEEAFPLVRIRQFVGAVVLAATIATVLYHPVPKAKLSPIWAWIAFPISGFLQGLVGMGGPAMVFWVSAHDWNTRQIRGFLFAMYLTSLAPAIVMLFAFFGDRLVTPALNAGASIPILLLVTSLGLKFGNWLGRNRLRGVTLGLLFLMGILGLASPWIRPG, encoded by the coding sequence ATGCCCGAAGTCGTTTCCTGGTTAGGGCCTTGGCTGGTCGTCACGCTCGTGCTCTCGGTCGGTATCTTTGTCCAGGCGGCGGCCGGATTCGCCGCCGGCATGCTGATCATTCCCACCCTGTTATGGCTGGGGTACTTGATCCCCGAGGCCAGTATGGCGCTGTTGGTGGCGACGATTCCGCAGAACATCGCGGGCGTTTACGCGCTGCGGGAATCGATCCGGCCGAAGACCATTCTCTGGCCCGGGATTGGACGCGTCGCCTTTTTTCCACTGGGAATCATCGCGCTGATCGCGATCGAAGAAGCGTTTCCGTTGGTGCGGATCCGACAATTCGTCGGCGCTGTCGTGCTGGCGGCGACGATCGCGACGGTCCTGTATCACCCGGTCCCCAAGGCCAAACTGTCGCCGATCTGGGCCTGGATCGCGTTTCCCATCTCAGGTTTCTTGCAAGGGCTGGTCGGGATGGGGGGGCCCGCGATGGTGTTTTGGGTCTCTGCCCATGACTGGAACACCCGTCAGATTCGCGGATTCTTGTTTGCGATGTACCTGACCAGTCTGGCGCCGGCGATCGTCATGCTGTTCGCTTTCTTTGGCGATCGACTGGTCACCCCGGCGCTCAATGCCGGTGCGTCGATTCCCATCCTGTTGTTGGTCACCTCGCTGGGACTTAAATTCGGCAACTGGCTCGGACGCAACCGTCTGCGAGGCGTTACCTTGGGGCTGCTGTTCTTGATGGGGATTCTCGGCCTGGCCTCACCTTGGATCCGCCCAGGCTAG
- a CDS encoding TerC family protein: MGSLLTGDAIVALLTLTLMEIVLGIDNIVFIAIITGRLPPEKRSFARRFGLVLAMGMRILLLLGIGYLMQLVGPLFHLSDYVPLESVAEYLRENEEADEISGKDIILLLGGLFLLWTAVREIHHKIEGQEEEAEIGNLPGDSGGSSDGIDPVTPETRASVTVGGVLFRIAFMDVIFSLDSVITAVGMAKEVSVMVTAVVISVLVMIAFANQISEFVQEHPTVKMLALSFLILISVVLISEASGTPISKGYVYFAMAFSLMVEFLNLRMKMKRVRPSRGEGETGSVRG; the protein is encoded by the coding sequence ATGGGATCTCTGCTGACCGGTGACGCGATCGTTGCGTTGCTGACGTTGACGTTGATGGAGATCGTGCTGGGGATCGACAACATCGTCTTCATCGCGATCATCACCGGACGCTTGCCGCCGGAAAAACGCTCGTTCGCCAGACGTTTCGGACTGGTGTTGGCCATGGGCATGCGGATCCTGTTGCTGCTGGGAATCGGCTACCTGATGCAACTCGTCGGGCCGCTGTTTCATCTGTCCGACTATGTCCCGCTGGAATCCGTTGCCGAGTACCTTCGCGAAAACGAAGAAGCGGACGAAATCAGCGGAAAAGACATCATCTTGCTGCTCGGTGGTCTGTTCCTGTTGTGGACTGCGGTGCGCGAAATCCATCACAAGATCGAGGGTCAGGAAGAGGAGGCCGAGATCGGAAATCTGCCCGGTGACAGCGGCGGATCATCCGATGGGATCGACCCCGTCACGCCGGAAACGCGTGCGAGCGTCACCGTCGGCGGCGTGTTGTTCCGAATCGCCTTCATGGACGTCATCTTTTCGCTCGACTCGGTGATCACCGCTGTGGGAATGGCCAAAGAAGTCTCCGTCATGGTCACCGCCGTGGTGATCAGCGTTTTGGTGATGATCGCGTTTGCCAACCAGATCAGCGAGTTTGTCCAGGAACATCCCACCGTCAAAATGTTGGCCTTGTCCTTCTTGATCTTGATCAGCGTCGTGCTGATCAGCGAAGCCTCCGGGACGCCGATCAGCAAAGGCTACGTCTACTTTGCGATGGCGTTTTCCCTGATGGTCGAATTCCTGAATCTGAGAATGAAGATGAAACGCGTTCGCCCCAGCCGCGGCGAAGGTGAAACCGGAAGCGTGAGAGGTTAA
- a CDS encoding SGNH/GDSL hydrolase family protein, which produces MKRFALALLSVCLLLFPSLAQTTPIQVGAANLQSGDAVVFLGDSITHQRLYTQYIEDFFITRFPSVPLKFHNAGIGGDKAWDALQRLDRDVLSKNPKLVTILLGMNDGRYQAFDHAIFETYETDMTELLDRLESAGTTVSPITPTMFDAVAARANLKKRPREESALRQYNAVLAYFGTWLRDEADRRGMRSIDMFGPLNHLTRVARQDDPQFTFIKDAVHPGTDGQLIMAHAWLENLGMQGPVSNITLVPTKKGYRARATGGEVSELVGADGSIEFTFLAESLPWVTPADTQVAAKMLKLDHKFSREGFQVHGLAPGKYALSIDGTPVGEFTHTQLAAHVELQRFPSTPQSVQAAKVVAMNKARNESTIKDLRGHWYTARNLARDQRSLAQAGDEASKAALEKKVAAGEQKMEGFEEKLAALEQKADEELAAIYEAAQPAPHRYVLQPVE; this is translated from the coding sequence ATGAAACGATTCGCGTTGGCCCTGCTCTCGGTCTGTTTACTCCTTTTCCCGTCGCTCGCCCAGACGACACCGATCCAAGTCGGCGCCGCCAATCTCCAATCCGGTGATGCGGTGGTTTTCCTCGGCGACAGCATCACGCATCAGCGACTTTACACACAGTACATCGAAGACTTCTTCATCACCCGGTTTCCGAGTGTGCCGCTGAAGTTCCACAACGCGGGAATCGGCGGGGACAAAGCCTGGGACGCACTGCAGCGTCTCGACCGCGACGTGCTGTCGAAGAATCCGAAGCTGGTCACGATTCTGTTGGGGATGAACGACGGACGTTATCAAGCGTTCGATCATGCAATCTTTGAGACCTATGAAACCGACATGACCGAATTGTTGGACCGTCTGGAATCCGCCGGCACGACCGTTTCGCCGATCACGCCGACGATGTTCGACGCCGTCGCCGCCCGCGCCAATTTGAAAAAACGCCCCCGCGAAGAGTCCGCGCTGCGTCAGTACAACGCCGTCCTCGCCTACTTTGGGACTTGGTTGCGTGACGAGGCAGACCGTCGTGGCATGCGGTCGATCGATATGTTCGGCCCCCTGAATCACCTGACTCGAGTGGCGCGTCAGGATGATCCGCAGTTCACCTTCATCAAAGATGCGGTTCATCCCGGCACCGACGGCCAACTGATCATGGCACACGCCTGGCTTGAAAACCTGGGCATGCAAGGCCCGGTTTCGAACATCACGCTCGTGCCCACAAAGAAGGGTTATCGCGCACGGGCCACCGGTGGCGAGGTGAGCGAGCTGGTCGGTGCGGACGGATCGATCGAATTCACCTTCCTCGCCGAATCACTGCCGTGGGTCACCCCCGCAGACACCCAGGTCGCCGCCAAGATGCTGAAGCTGGACCATAAATTCAGCCGCGAAGGGTTCCAGGTCCACGGCCTGGCGCCCGGCAAATACGCCCTTTCGATTGATGGCACACCGGTCGGCGAATTCACCCACACCCAGCTGGCCGCCCATGTCGAACTGCAACGGTTCCCCTCCACCCCCCAATCCGTCCAGGCGGCCAAGGTCGTGGCGATGAACAAAGCCAGAAACGAATCGACGATCAAAGACCTTCGCGGTCACTGGTACACCGCTCGCAACCTGGCACGCGATCAACGCAGCCTGGCCCAAGCCGGTGATGAAGCGTCCAAGGCGGCGTTGGAGAAAAAGGTCGCCGCGGGAGAGCAAAAGATGGAAGGCTTTGAAGAAAAACTCGCAGCCCTCGAACAGAAAGCCGACGAAGAATTGGCGGCGATCTACGAAGCCGCCCAACCGGCCCCGCACCGATACGTGCTGCAACCGGTCGAGTGA